TTTCTACGGGATCTAGTGTCCTGAAAGCCGCCGAAAAAGTAACCGAAGCAGGCGGAGACGTCCTTGGCTGTGTGGCCATCTTTGACTACTTACTCGAAGTTGGTCGCCAAAACTTTGCCGCCGCCCAATTACCTTTAGCCACTTTAACCAACTACCAAATATTGATCGACGCCGCCGTCAAACGCCCGGAACTTGCCAATCACTACGACACGCTTGCCAGCTGGTACCAAAACCCAAGTCAATGGCCAAACCAATAAATATCACTGCCCCTCGCCCAAGTCGTTAATTTAATAAAGAATGCCGAGAGCATTCATTAAAGGAGAAGAATATGAAAAATTTGAACAAATCCCAACGCAATGCCCTTATCATGTCAATTGTCGCTTCAGGAACCGATGATTTAAATGTCATGTTTTTAGCTTTTTCAATGTCAACCATCATCACGCAATTAGGTATTACTGATGTGCAAGGTGGTTGGATTGCGACCATTACTAACTTAGGGATGCTCGTTGGCGGACTCTTATTCGGTGTTTTAGCTGACCGCTATAATAAATTCAAAGTATTTAAATGGACCATCCTTGTTTTCTCAATTGCAACAGGTTTAATTTTCTTCACCCCTAATGTGTACTACTTATACCTCATGCGTTTTATCGCCGGTATTGGCGTGGGTGGCGAATACGGCGTTGCCATTTCCATTATGGCAGGCTTAGTACCCTCAGATAAAATGGGACGTATTAGTTCCTTAAATGGGATTGTTGGTCAAATCGGATCAATTACCTCTGCCTTACTTGCCTCAATCATTGCCCCTGTTTTTGGATGGCGTGGACTGTTCTTATTCGGCCTTTTACCCATCGCTTTAGTTATCTGGGCTCGCTATGCCATCGATGACTCAGAGCTACATATCGAAAGCCAAGCCAGCACAGAAACTGGCGAAGCCAAAGGTAAGATTTCGGACTTATTCAAAACACCTAAATTGGCTTATCAAACATTGATGTTAATGGTCATGACGACCGTTCAAATTGCAGGTTACTTTGGTATGATGAATTGGTTGCCAACAATTATGCAACGTAATCTAGGTATCAGTGTCAGTGGTTCATCGCAATGGATGATTGCTACCATCTTAGGTATGTGTTTAGGCATGTTGGTGTTCGGTCAACTGTTAGACCGCTTTGGTCCACGTTTAGTTTATGGTATCTTTTTACTAGCTTCTGCTGTTTCAGTTTACTTATTCACTTACGCTAATAGCGCATGGACGTTGTTAATTGGTGGTGCCATCGTTGGTTTCTTTGTTAATGGGATGTTTGCTGGTTACGGTGCGATGATTACTCGTCTATACCCATACCAAATCTCATCCATTGCTAACAACACCATCTTAAATGTGGGACGTGCAGTAGGAGGCTTTTCATCTGTGGCTATTGGAGCTATTTTAGAAGTCGCTGGCGTTCCGGCTGTTATGCTATTCTTAGCCGGTCTATACCTAATCAGTTTTGTTGCCATGTTGACCATACCAGCCCTTAAAAAAGGAAATTACCAAGGGATTCAACCACACGACAATCCAGCTATTCAAGCTAATTTAGTCAAAGCGTCTGCTTAGTTAGTTTCATCTCAAATAAACGTTAGTAAAATCCGAACGTATAATTATCGCGTTAGTGCCACTCTAGATAATCGGCACGGCTGTGATAAAACGTTCGGATTTTGACGTGTTTGGTAGACACTTACCTTTACTCGCTTGACGGCAGGCTCAAAAACCGTTAGACTAACGAAAGCAATAAGAACACTCCAATCAGCTCGTCTTTGCCTTTGCCCCTATCTTTAACAACTTCATGCCTGTGCTAAGTGCCTTCTGTAGAAAATTCAATCCTAATTTTAGATAATGCAATAAGCATGACATCAGTTAAAGAAGTGATATTTAGTGAAAAAATAATTCGTATCAAGGGTTTTAAATAGGAGATTTTTCAATGTAATTTTTACAGCTAGTATGTTAAACTTATGAGTGAATAACTTATTGTCATGATAGTCTATTGATGAGGTGAAAAGAGTGTCAACAAACACGCCGTCTGAACTAACTATTCAATTGAATCTGATTGAGCATGCCATAAAACATCACCAGTATATTTCCATATATACTTTCTTACAACAAAACTCCCACTGGCAAGATAAAAACACCCTTGATTTAGTCGGATTAGCTCATGCAATTGTCAAAGGTAATCTTTCGGCGATTGAAAAGCTTGCTCCTTTAACCGGCTATCAATTTTTAACCCAACCGTCCTATATAGAACAACGTAGCTATAATTTTTGGCATTATCTAACGATCCAATTAAGTCGGCAAGAATATGCGGATTATTTAAGGGCACTAACCCCGCTGTTAGTGGATATTTATCGGATTATTATCCAGCGGCATTTATTACCGAATTTAAATCACTATATTGAACCGACGACTAAAGTGAAAGAGGACGGGGAGGCATTGTACCGCGGTTTGCAATGGTCGCAAACAGCCATCGAAGCCAAACAAAATATGGTGCATCGTACCTTTCAACACTATTATGGGGACCGCTTTAACTATAGTCATTACATTAGTTCGAGTCATTTATTAAAAATCATTGAATTTAATTCAAAGGATGATCTTTTAATCGAAAAAGCCCATGATATGCGCAATATTGAAAAGTATCTTCGAAACATTGTAGCCCATGAAATTATTTATGTTGATGACGATTGGATTCAGGCACGTGTGGGTCGCAGTCCAGCCAGTATTCACCAACTACTGAAAGATTTATATCATATGGCAGGTTTAAACGATGAAAACCAATGGCAAAGTTTAGCAACATTAGATGATTTATTAACCCAACGATTCAATGAGCGTTATATTGAATTGACAAAAGATTGATACAAGGAGTCTCATTTATGAAAAAGTTAATTGTTCGTGGAAATAAGCCTTTGACAGGTGAAATCACCATTAGTGGAGCCAAAAACAGTACGGTCGCATTAATTCCTGCAGCTATTTTAGCGGATTCGGAAGTCGTCCTTGAAGGGGTGCCAGACATTCAAGATGTCTACTCGCTGATTGAAATTTTGAATGAATTCAATGTCAAAACACATTTTGAAAATAATGTCTTACGGATTGATCCAACCGATATGGTATCTATCCCAATGCCAACAGGCAAAATCCAAAGTTTACGAGCTTCATATTACTTTATGGGGGCTACCTTATCGAAATTTGGTGAAGGGGTCATTGGTTTACCTGGGGGTTGTTTCTTAGGACCACGTCCCATTGATCAACATATCAAAGCCTTCACCGCTCTAGGCGCAGAAATTGAAGATGAATTTGGTGTTATTACTTTAGCGACACCTAATGGCTTAACCGGCACACGTATTTATATGGACGTGGTGTCTGTAGGGGCAACCATCAATACCATTTTAGCGTCCGTTAAAGCTAAAGGTAAGACGACGATTGAAAATGCCGCGCGCGAACCCGAAATTATTGATGTGGTCACCTTACTGAATAAAATGGGGGCCAAAATTCGTGGAGCAGGTACCAATGTGATTCGGGTGGAAGGCGTTGAAGAACTGCATGGGGTAAATCACACGATTATACCGGACCGGATTGAAGCTGGGACATACATTACAGCTGCGGTTGCCATGGGCCAAGGTGTTAAAATAAATAACGTTATTTTTGAACATATTGAAGGCTTTATTGCTAAACTCGATGAGATGGGTGTGAAAATGGATGTGGGCGAAGATAGTGTTTATGTTCACCCATCGGATAACTTAAAGATGGTTAATATCAAAACCTTACCTTATCCTGGTTTTGCAACAGATTTACAACAACCGATAACGCCGCTTTTAGTGCTTGCTCACGGTGAAGGCACGATTATGGATACGATATATCCCCAACGGACCAAACATATTCCCGAATTAAATCGGATGGGAGCCGATATTAAAGTAGACGGCGATATTATTCGTATTACCGGTCCAACTAAATTAACCGGTGCCCAAGTCAAGGCGAGTGATTTACGCGCGGGAGCTTGTCTTGTAATCGCTGGCTTAATCGCTGAAGGCGAAACCGTAATAACCGGTGTAGAAAATATTTTACGGGGTTATGCTAATATTGTAGAAAACTTATCTGCTGTTGGAGCAGATATTGAAATGGTCGAAGACGATCAACCAGAAGAGTAAAAAAAAAGATAGGATGAACAAACATGGCAGATGACTTCTCGCTAGAAACCTTGCTTGCCAAGGAGGTTAAAGAATTATACGCCTATGCGCGTGAATTAGAAATACCTAATTATAGCCAATTAAGCAAGAAAGAATTGGCCTTGGCAGTCATGCGTACCCAAGAAGAAAAACAAGGCTTTTTCCAAGTGGAAGGGGTATTGGATACAAATCCTGGTGAAGGGTTTGGCTTTTTACGCCCAATTAACTATTCACCCAGTCAAGAAGATATTTACATCTCAAATTCACAAATTCGACGCTTTGAATTAAGAAATGGTGATAAAGTTTCAGGTCCCGCGCGTCCTCCAAAAGCCAGTGAACGTTACTACGGGCTAATGCAAATATCAACCGTTAACGGCAAAGATCCAGAAGAAGCTAAACAACGTGATCATTTTCCAAGTTTAACGCCACTGTATCCAGAAGAACAAATTATATTAAGCTATAAACCACAAGCGATTGCCAATCGTATGATTGATCTTATTTCCCCGATAGGTTTTGGTCAAAGGGCGCTTATCGTAGCGCCACCTAAAGCCGGTAAAACAACCATCTTGAAGGAAATCGCCAACGGGATCAGCGCCAACAACCCAGAAGTAGAATTGATTATTCTTTTGATTGATGAACGACCAGAAGAAGTAACCGACATTGAACGCAGTGTTAATGGCGAAGTGGTCTATTCCACCTTTGACCAACAACCGGAAAACCATGTCCGCATTGCAGAATTAGTGCTTGACCGTGCTATGCGTTTAGTGGAAGATGGCCGTGACGTCGTTATCTTAATGGACAGCATTACCCGACTAGCGCGGGCTTACAACTTAGTTGTGAAACCAAGTGGCCGGACGCTGAGTGGGGGTCTTGATCCAGCTGCTTTCTACCTTCCCAAACGATTCTTTGGTGCAGCGCGTAATATTGAAAATGGTGGCTCCTTAACCATTCTAGCAACCGCCTTAGTTGATACAGGTAGCCGGATGGACGATATGATTTATGAAGAATTTAAAGGGACCGGAAACTCAGAGTTGCACTTGTCCCGTAACTTAGCGGAACGCCGCATCTTCCCGGCCATCGATATTCGTCGCTCAGGCACCCGTAAAGAAGAACTTCTATTGGATAGCCAGCAGCTCGACCAAATTTGGAAATTACGCAAAATGATGACGGGCGATTCCTTAGAATATACCGATCAATTCATTCAACTCCTCAAACACACCGATAATAATGAAGACTTTTTAAAACAAATCGAAAAACTTTCAGAAAAATAAATATCGCAAATAATTAATCGGGAAGGTGCTTACTAGGGCTCTGTCTTGATTAATTATTTTTTTATTTAACATGCCAGCAGATGAAGGCAAATTGCTTCACATCGCAGAAAGAATATGCTTATATGATACTAAGGAGTTGTGTAAAATGGCTCAAAAGAAAACCAACGTTATGCGTGTATTAGAACAACATAAAATCCCCTATCAAGCTTATAAATGGGAAGACGCTAAAAAGTTAGCCCTGGAAGCCCCCGTCTATAAAACCCTTGTGACCCAAGGAAAATCCAACGAACATTATGTATTTGTTGTTCCCGTAACCCAAGAACTAGATTTAAAGAAAGCGGCTAAAGCCGTTAATGAAAAAAATATCCACATGATAAAAGAAAAAGAACTGCTGCCATTAACCGGTTATGTCCATGGAGGTTGTTCCCCAATAGGCATGAAAAAAGACTTCGTCACCGTCTTAGATCAATCGGCCAATGAGCATGCGACGATTCTAATTAGTGCGGGTAAAGTCGGCTTCTCGGTCGAAATTAATCCGGCTGATTTAACCCAGTTGGTGCATTGGCAAATAGCAGATATCGCAACGACGGCTGACGAATAATACCCTTAAGAAAGAGGATGACAATGGCTAATATTGAATTTGAAATCAAAGAACACCTCGGTGTGTTATCAGAAAATAATAAGGGATGGACTAAAGAACTCACCTTAACCAGTTGGAATAATCGCCAACCGAGTTTTGATATCCGTTCCTGGGATCCTGACTACCAAAAAATGAGCAAAGGCTTGACCTTTACCCAAGAAGAACTAGTCGCTCTAAGAGATTTATTAAATGAAATGGAGTTATAGGGGTGATAGAGTATTCTTGTGAAAGACCCGTTACGCAAGAGCAGTTGCAGCAATTATACACAAGTGTCGGTTGGACCGTCTATTTGACGTGCCAAACACCGGTACTTACATTATTAAAGCAATCACGACACTATTATATGGCTTGGGATGGTAATCAATTAGTGGGCTTAGTTCGCGTAGTTGGTGATGGCGGTTTTGTAGCTTACATTCAAGATGTCTTAGTCCACCCAACCTATCAAAGACAAGGTATCGGTAGCCAATTAATGCAGTTAATCTTTAAAGAAGTGGCCTATGCTCGCCAAATCATTTTAACAACTGATGAACAAGAAGCTACCGTTGCTTTTTATCAATCGTTAGGTATGCAGACGTATAAAGAACTTGGGGTCGTCGGTTTTCTAATGTTGGCCAATAATGAGCCAACAGCATGATGCGTCAGGCAATCGCAAAACCAATTTAATTCGGATGTTAACGTCATTCAGGCAGGGATATTTATTTGGGAGGGATTGTAATGAGTCAGGATCAAAGACCCAACAAGATCATTAAAGGAGCAGGCGTCGGCGTGGTCTTAGGGGTTATTTTGGGGCTGTTGATGGACGATTTGGCTTTGGGAATCGCTATCGGAGTGGCTATCGGCGCTGCCGGGGGCGTGGGGAGTAGTTTTATAAAAAGCTGAAAAAATCCGAGCGGTTTAATGACAATAATTAAACCGTTCGGATTTTTTGCTTGCTCAACGATTAGACAAATGCGGATTCTAATAAATAAAGAAAGATACCTAAACTTAATGCATCAGCAGCACCGCCTGGACTTAAATGTCGTTCTATTAAGATTTGGTCATAATCATGTACAGCGAGGAGAAATTCTTCCGGATTCAATTTTTCATTAAACAAAGCAAGGGATTCTTGTTTGACAAGCTGCCAAGCCTCCATTCCGCCTCGATAAATAATATTACCATCTTCAATATGCCCCATGGTTAAGACCAGTCCTTTAAGCAGTATATATTCATTAAGCTCACCCGCATAAGATCGAAAGTAAGGTAGTAAAATATTTTTGAGGATGGGATAACCATTCACAGCTTCTCCACGAATACCAGTAATACCATGCTGTAAATAGAGTTTTTCTCCATGTGTATGTTTTTGTTTGTTGTGAACCTCATCAAAGTCTTTCAACAAGTGGTCTTTTGTCATCAATTGAATGATGTTGAATAAGTCATCTGAATGAACGGGTGTCCAATGGGTTAGTTGTTCTCGTTCAACCAAATACCCTATCCCAATTAATAATAAAGCAAAAGAAAAGTTTGCCCCTTTATGTGTATTAATCCCATTGGTAGCATCAAACATTGCTTTTTCAGCTTGAATCCCAATTTCTCTTGACCTAAAAAAAAGCTGGTTGAGATCTGAACAGTGACTTAATTCTTTACCGGCCATATAGTATTGTTTGAAAAAGGGTTGAAAAGATAAAACACTATCGACGAAGGTATAAAAATTCATATCTTGGTGCGATCCATTATTAAATCGATCGACTAATCCAGGCTTAGGTGAAACCGTTACTTCATACATCAAGGCTTTAATGGCTAAACTGGGGATGAGTGAGTCTAAAGATGGGTGATTACTCAATATTTCGTTTCTCCATTTCGCTAATAATAAATTTCAATGAATGGTCAGTATGTTCATGGATTAACATCTTAATTAATTCTGCATCCTTTTTTCGCATACCTTTGAGGATAAGAAAATGTTCTTCTAATGCTTCTTTACTTCGTATCTCATCTCGAATAGAAATTTCTCTAAAATAGACCAAGTAGGCAGAGATTTCATCAATAATCTTTGGCAGGCGTCGCATCTGTGATTTTGCATAAATATAAGCGTTAAAATCCGAAAAATTTGCAATCAAGTCGTTAACATTGGATATGTGTGAAATTTGATTACCATTTTGTAAATGACTCTCAATTTCTTCAAATTCGGCATCAGTCATTAAATTCATGGCACTAGTAAAGGCAAGTGTATCGAGGGCTTTTCTTATTTGAAAAATTTCATAAGCATCTTTAATACTAATACCACGAACAATCATACCCACACCTGGGACGTGTTCGACTAATTGTTCTTTCAGTAATTGGTTTAAGGCAAACCGAATGGGCGTGCGACTGATATTTAATTCTTCAGAGAATATGGATTCATTAATTCGTTCACCCGCAGGAATCTCTCCTAAAATAATTGTGCGTTTAAAAGCTTGGTAGACGGACATATTGATTGTTTGATTTGAATTGACATCTAGGTTTTTTTAACAGCATTTACCATGGATTTCAATTTTTTTTGCCTCCAATCTTATAAAAATGTTTTCGTATGTAACTATATAATATAATAAAACGCTATCATTGTGAATAAAACAAATTCAGTTATAGAGAAATAAAATTGAAAATAAATACCATTGCTACAATCAAAAGCTCAACAGAAAAGGAACCAACATACAACGATGTCAGTCCCTTAAGAATCTACTGTAATTTGTGACATTAATGAAAATATATCGATTTATTGCGGAATATATAATGGAATATATCCAAGGGCTAGAGCCGTTCCAACAAAGATAATAAAGACACCGACTAACCATTTAGCGGATTCTTTTTGCCACTCACCCATATCTAAGTCTAATAATCTTAATAGCAAGTAGATGAAAGCAACCAATGGACTAAGTAAGTGGAACGCTTGACCCATTAATGATGCCAATGCTAATTGCATGTTGGTAAAGCCGTAAGTATAACCAACTTCAGCTAAAGGCGGTAAGATACCAAAGTAGAAACCATCATTCGAGATAAAGAATGTACCAGGTACAGAAATAAGAGCCACAACCAAGCCCCAGAATCCACCAAGTGCTTCAGGAACAATGGTAATAAAGCTTTGTGCCATTGCGTCAGCCATACCAGACCCTTGGAATAATCCCATGAACACACCGGCAGCAAAGACTAAAATAACAACAGATACAGCATCACCAGCATTTTCACTGATACGTTTACCTTGATCTTTTAAATCGGGATAATTGACAAGTAAGGCAATTGTTGTACCAACAAGGAATAAAACAAATGGTGGTTGATAAATTGCTTCAATAAATGATCCAGCAATCAACCATCCAACAAGACCAACCGTTAAGATAACATTGAAAAGCCATTTTTCAGGACGACGAATAGCTTGAACTTCAGGATCGGTTATTACCGTTAATTGAGCCATCTCTTCATCAGTCATATTAACAATACCTAAACGATTGCGTTCTTTACGTCCCATAAATGGAGCAACAATAAAGATAACATATAGAATAGATAAAACCATTCCTGGTGCTAAATAACTTAATATATCGGCTTCAACTCCAAGAACAGCCATCGCCCGTGCAGTGGGTCCACCCCAAGGCAGTAAGTTCATGATGGTATTTTGCATAATGATAAGAACACCAAGGTTCATAATTTTCATATTAAGTTTTTTGTAAATAGGTAAGAATGCTGAAACACAAATGAGCGTAGTGGTTGTACCATCACCATTCAATGAAACCGTCGCAGCTACTACTGCAGTCGCAATAAGCACTTTTAGAGGATCCCCTTTTGCAAATTGGATCATCTTAGCCGTAATGGGATCAAAAAGCCCTGCATCCAACATAATGGCAAAAAATAGAATAGCAAATAACAACATCAATCCGGTATTAGATGTTTTGCCAATACCTTCCATAATCCATGTACCAATTGAACCTTCATTAGCAACCCCGATTAATTTAGCGATTAAAGCAAAAACGAGTGGAACTAATACAAGTGATGAAAAAGGTGTCATCTTTTTAGTTAAGATAACGTACATAAAGACAACAATCATTGCCCAAGATAAAAATGTTAACATATTAATTTCTCCCTCTCATATGGAATTTGTGTTTACAAAGTCCTTTTATTAGCAGATAAAAAAGATGAAAGAAATATACGCAATGTGCACATAATCAGTATACGCTTACAGTATAGTAAAATTTTATTGAGATTTATAGTAGGAAAAATCAAAAGAACAGCAAAAAAACAGTATAGATTTTTTTTCTAATAAATATCGCATGCATAAGGATTTTAATCCTACGCTAGCTATTTATGAGATGGGTTATGAGTGTAAGCGGATATAATAAAAACAGAGAAAAAACAATGGCTAGATATATTTTGTTTTATAATGACGACAGCAGATAAAAAAGATTAATAAGGGAGGCGATTGAAGTGAGTTTCATACAACGAATTAAAAATTTATTTTCTTCTGATGCTAAAAAGATGGATACTAAGTCACCAGAAAATACCTTTTTTTCAGTTGATGATGATAGCTATTCCGTTTTACCAGAATATATTGCGGTGGATCCAGAGAATAATCAGTTAGTTTCGACTGTTGCGAGTGTTATTGCAGCCGGGGATCAAAATGAGTCAGTATTCAAAATAACTGATATAAAGGTAAAAAATCCTGAATTTACTAAAGTGGCAGTAATTGTAGCCAGTATGGTAGCGACTGATTTTGAAGAGAGCAGTTGGAAAATAGTAAATATAAAAAAGCGAGGGAACTAAATGTTAAGGAAATTCAAAATTAAAATTGATGGTCAGGAGTATTTGGTAGAAATGGAGGAGATTGGTGGCACACCACAAAAAGCCATCACACCAGCTACTGATCAAACAATACCTATAGCTCAAGCTCCTGCCTCTGCTCCTACTCAACCGGAAGCTCAACCGACACCTGTTGTTCAAGAAGCCTCTGTTGCAGCTGGAGAAGATGCTTTAACAGCACCAATGCCGGGTACGATTTTACAGGTTTTTGTTGAAGTAGGCCAACAGGTTCAAGAAAATGAAAAAATATTAATCTTAGAAGCCATGAAAATGGAAAACGAAATTGTTGCAACTAAATCAGGTGTTATTGTAGGGATCTACGTTTCAAAAGGTAGTACAGTGGAGCCTGGTGCACCATTAGTAACGATTAAGTAGAGAGGGACGATTATGGACTTATTAATTCAGGGTATTACATCAATTACTTTCCCACAAATTATAATGATGGTCATTGGTGGAATCTTAATGTATTTAGGTATCAAAAAAGAATATGAGCCGACACTTTTAATTCCAATGGGATTTGGCACAATATTGGTGAACTTTCCTATGTCAGGTGTTATCACTCAAGTTATCAATGGTGTAGAGCAAGAAGGGATGTTCGACCTACTTTTCAATGCAGGTATTAGTAACGAATTATTCCCCTTACTATTATTCATTGGTATTGGGGCGATGATTGATTTTGGACCTTTATTACAAAATCCAGCCATGTTATTTTTTGGAGCTGCTGCTCAATTTGGTATTTTCTTTGCTTTAATTCTAGCTGTTTTATTCGGTTTTGATCTCAATGAAGCGGCATCCATTG
This window of the Fundicoccus culcitae genome carries:
- a CDS encoding biotin/lipoyl-containing protein → MLRKFKIKIDGQEYLVEMEEIGGTPQKAITPATDQTIPIAQAPASAPTQPEAQPTPVVQEASVAAGEDALTAPMPGTILQVFVEVGQQVQENEKILILEAMKMENEIVATKSGVIVGIYVSKGSTVEPGAPLVTIK
- the citG gene encoding triphosphoribosyl-dephospho-CoA synthase CitG — encoded protein: MSNHPSLDSLIPSLAIKALMYEVTVSPKPGLVDRFNNGSHQDMNFYTFVDSVLSFQPFFKQYYMAGKELSHCSDLNQLFFRSREIGIQAEKAMFDATNGINTHKGANFSFALLLIGIGYLVEREQLTHWTPVHSDDLFNIIQLMTKDHLLKDFDEVHNKQKHTHGEKLYLQHGITGIRGEAVNGYPILKNILLPYFRSYAGELNEYILLKGLVLTMGHIEDGNIIYRGGMEAWQLVKQESLALFNEKLNPEEFLLAVHDYDQILIERHLSPGGAADALSLGIFLYLLESAFV
- a CDS encoding GntR family transcriptional regulator — protein: MSVYQAFKRTIILGEIPAGERINESIFSEELNISRTPIRFALNQLLKEQLVEHVPGVGMIVRGISIKDAYEIFQIRKALDTLAFTSAMNLMTDAEFEEIESHLQNGNQISHISNVNDLIANFSDFNAYIYAKSQMRRLPKIIDEISAYLVYFREISIRDEIRSKEALEEHFLILKGMRKKDAELIKMLIHEHTDHSLKFIISEMEKRNIE
- a CDS encoding UDP-N-acetylglucosamine 1-carboxyvinyltransferase produces the protein MKKLIVRGNKPLTGEITISGAKNSTVALIPAAILADSEVVLEGVPDIQDVYSLIEILNEFNVKTHFENNVLRIDPTDMVSIPMPTGKIQSLRASYYFMGATLSKFGEGVIGLPGGCFLGPRPIDQHIKAFTALGAEIEDEFGVITLATPNGLTGTRIYMDVVSVGATINTILASVKAKGKTTIENAAREPEIIDVVTLLNKMGAKIRGAGTNVIRVEGVEELHGVNHTIIPDRIEAGTYITAAVAMGQGVKINNVIFEHIEGFIAKLDEMGVKMDVGEDSVYVHPSDNLKMVNIKTLPYPGFATDLQQPITPLLVLAHGEGTIMDTIYPQRTKHIPELNRMGADIKVDGDIIRITGPTKLTGAQVKASDLRAGACLVIAGLIAEGETVITGVENILRGYANIVENLSAVGADIEMVEDDQPEE
- a CDS encoding GNAT family N-acetyltransferase, translated to MIEYSCERPVTQEQLQQLYTSVGWTVYLTCQTPVLTLLKQSRHYYMAWDGNQLVGLVRVVGDGGFVAYIQDVLVHPTYQRQGIGSQLMQLIFKEVAYARQIILTTDEQEATVAFYQSLGMQTYKELGVVGFLMLANNEPTA
- a CDS encoding YdbC family protein, which codes for MANIEFEIKEHLGVLSENNKGWTKELTLTSWNNRQPSFDIRSWDPDYQKMSKGLTFTQEELVALRDLLNEMEL
- a CDS encoding glycine zipper family protein, with the protein product MSQDQRPNKIIKGAGVGVVLGVILGLLMDDLALGIAIGVAIGAAGGVGSSFIKS
- a CDS encoding CitMHS family transporter, encoding MLTFLSWAMIVVFMYVILTKKMTPFSSLVLVPLVFALIAKLIGVANEGSIGTWIMEGIGKTSNTGLMLLFAILFFAIMLDAGLFDPITAKMIQFAKGDPLKVLIATAVVAATVSLNGDGTTTTLICVSAFLPIYKKLNMKIMNLGVLIIMQNTIMNLLPWGGPTARAMAVLGVEADILSYLAPGMVLSILYVIFIVAPFMGRKERNRLGIVNMTDEEMAQLTVITDPEVQAIRRPEKWLFNVILTVGLVGWLIAGSFIEAIYQPPFVLFLVGTTIALLVNYPDLKDQGKRISENAGDAVSVVILVFAAGVFMGLFQGSGMADAMAQSFITIVPEALGGFWGLVVALISVPGTFFISNDGFYFGILPPLAEVGYTYGFTNMQLALASLMGQAFHLLSPLVAFIYLLLRLLDLDMGEWQKESAKWLVGVFIIFVGTALALGYIPLYIPQ
- the ybaK gene encoding Cys-tRNA(Pro) deacylase, which translates into the protein MAQKKTNVMRVLEQHKIPYQAYKWEDAKKLALEAPVYKTLVTQGKSNEHYVFVVPVTQELDLKKAAKAVNEKNIHMIKEKELLPLTGYVHGGCSPIGMKKDFVTVLDQSANEHATILISAGKVGFSVEINPADLTQLVHWQIADIATTADE
- a CDS encoding MFS transporter, with the protein product MKNLNKSQRNALIMSIVASGTDDLNVMFLAFSMSTIITQLGITDVQGGWIATITNLGMLVGGLLFGVLADRYNKFKVFKWTILVFSIATGLIFFTPNVYYLYLMRFIAGIGVGGEYGVAISIMAGLVPSDKMGRISSLNGIVGQIGSITSALLASIIAPVFGWRGLFLFGLLPIALVIWARYAIDDSELHIESQASTETGEAKGKISDLFKTPKLAYQTLMLMVMTTVQIAGYFGMMNWLPTIMQRNLGISVSGSSQWMIATILGMCLGMLVFGQLLDRFGPRLVYGIFLLASAVSVYLFTYANSAWTLLIGGAIVGFFVNGMFAGYGAMITRLYPYQISSIANNTILNVGRAVGGFSSVAIGAILEVAGVPAVMLFLAGLYLISFVAMLTIPALKKGNYQGIQPHDNPAIQANLVKASA
- the rho gene encoding transcription termination factor Rho, whose translation is MADDFSLETLLAKEVKELYAYARELEIPNYSQLSKKELALAVMRTQEEKQGFFQVEGVLDTNPGEGFGFLRPINYSPSQEDIYISNSQIRRFELRNGDKVSGPARPPKASERYYGLMQISTVNGKDPEEAKQRDHFPSLTPLYPEEQIILSYKPQAIANRMIDLISPIGFGQRALIVAPPKAGKTTILKEIANGISANNPEVELIILLIDERPEEVTDIERSVNGEVVYSTFDQQPENHVRIAELVLDRAMRLVEDGRDVVILMDSITRLARAYNLVVKPSGRTLSGGLDPAAFYLPKRFFGAARNIENGGSLTILATALVDTGSRMDDMIYEEFKGTGNSELHLSRNLAERRIFPAIDIRRSGTRKEELLLDSQQLDQIWKLRKMMTGDSLEYTDQFIQLLKHTDNNEDFLKQIEKLSEK